Proteins co-encoded in one Streptococcus pyogenes genomic window:
- a CDS encoding AAA family ATPase, which translates to MTHFSGKDPFVNMDDIFNQLMANMGGYRSENPRYLVNGREITPEEFQHYRQTGQLPVATTKATNSQMLTPKADSVLTQLGTNLTQEARQGHLDPVIGRNKEIQDTAEILARRTKNNPVLVGDAGVGKTAVIEGLAQAIVNGDVPAAIKNKEIVSIDISSLEAGTQYRGSFEETIQNLIQEVKEAGNIILFFDEIHQIVGAGATSSDSGSKGLADILKPALSRGELTLIGATTQDEYRNTILKNAALARRFNEVKVNAPSAEDTFHILMGIRNLYEQHHHITLPDNVLKAAVDYSIQYIPQRSLPDKAIDLLDMTAAHLAAQHPVTDLKTLETEIAKQKESQEKAVAKEDFEKALAAKTRIETLQKQIEQHNQSQNVTATVNDIAESVERLTGIPVSNMGTNDLERLKGISSRLKSHVIGQDEAVAAVARAIRRNRAGFDDGKRPIGSFLFVGPTGVGKTELAKQLALDLFGSKDAIIRLDMSEYNDRTAVSKLIGTTAGYVGYDDNNNTLTERVRRNPYAIVLLDEIEKADPQIITLLLQVLDDGRLTDGQGNTINFKNTVIIATSNAGFGQQDTETSESNIMDRIAPYFRPEFLNRFNSIIKFNHLQKESLEEIVDLMLAEVNQTTAKKGISLTITDDAKAHLIDLGYNHAMGARPLRRIIEQEIRDRITDYYLDHPEVKKLQAILKEGQLVIRQNDQ; encoded by the coding sequence ATGACACATTTTTCTGGTAAAGATCCTTTTGTAAATATGGATGATATTTTCAATCAATTAATGGCAAACATGGGTGGTTATCGTAGCGAAAATCCCCGCTATCTCGTTAACGGTCGCGAAATAACTCCCGAAGAATTCCAACACTATCGTCAAACAGGACAACTCCCTGTAGCGACAACCAAAGCAACAAATTCTCAAATGTTAACACCTAAAGCTGATAGTGTATTGACTCAACTCGGAACTAACTTAACACAAGAAGCTCGTCAAGGGCATCTTGACCCCGTCATTGGTCGTAACAAAGAAATTCAAGATACCGCTGAAATCTTGGCACGACGAACTAAAAATAATCCTGTCCTTGTCGGAGATGCTGGTGTCGGTAAAACTGCAGTCATTGAAGGTTTAGCTCAAGCCATTGTTAATGGAGATGTCCCAGCTGCTATTAAAAACAAGGAAATCGTATCAATTGATATTTCTAGTCTTGAAGCTGGTACACAGTATCGTGGTTCCTTTGAAGAGACCATTCAAAACTTGATTCAAGAAGTAAAAGAAGCTGGGAATATCATCTTATTTTTTGATGAAATTCATCAAATAGTTGGTGCTGGTGCCACAAGCAGTGATTCAGGCTCAAAGGGACTTGCAGATATTCTTAAACCAGCCTTGTCACGAGGAGAATTAACACTGATTGGTGCTACTACTCAAGACGAATACCGCAATACTATTTTAAAAAATGCTGCTCTTGCTCGTCGCTTTAATGAAGTTAAAGTGAATGCACCATCAGCTGAAGATACTTTTCACATTTTAATGGGTATTCGTAATCTTTATGAACAACACCACCATATTACCCTTCCTGATAATGTTCTAAAAGCTGCTGTTGATTATTCTATTCAATACATCCCACAGCGTAGCCTGCCAGATAAAGCAATTGACTTACTGGATATGACAGCTGCTCATTTAGCTGCGCAACACCCGGTCACTGACTTAAAAACACTCGAAACTGAAATAGCTAAACAAAAAGAGAGTCAAGAAAAAGCTGTCGCCAAAGAAGACTTTGAAAAAGCTTTAGCAGCAAAAACACGGATTGAAACATTACAAAAGCAAATTGAGCAACATAACCAAAGCCAAAATGTCACTGCTACAGTCAATGATATCGCAGAGTCTGTAGAGCGCTTAACTGGTATTCCTGTCTCTAACATGGGGACTAATGATTTAGAAAGGCTCAAAGGAATTAGCAGCCGCTTAAAAAGCCATGTCATCGGACAAGATGAGGCTGTCGCAGCAGTAGCACGTGCTATTCGACGAAATCGGGCAGGTTTTGATGATGGTAAACGTCCAATAGGTTCTTTCCTTTTTGTGGGTCCAACTGGTGTTGGTAAAACAGAGTTAGCTAAACAATTAGCACTTGATTTATTTGGTTCCAAAGATGCTATTATTCGACTTGATATGTCCGAATATAACGATCGCACTGCTGTGTCAAAATTGATTGGGACAACGGCTGGTTATGTTGGCTACGATGATAATAATAATACCCTAACTGAGCGTGTTCGTCGTAACCCTTATGCTATTGTCTTACTAGATGAAATTGAAAAAGCTGATCCTCAAATTATTACACTTCTTCTACAAGTATTAGATGATGGACGATTGACAGATGGACAAGGAAATACTATTAACTTTAAAAATACCGTTATTATTGCTACATCAAATGCCGGTTTTGGCCAACAAGATACGGAAACTTCTGAGTCTAACATTATGGATCGCATTGCACCTTATTTCAGACCAGAGTTTTTGAACCGTTTTAATAGTATCATTAAATTTAATCATCTGCAAAAAGAAAGTTTAGAAGAAATTGTTGATTTAATGCTAGCTGAAGTAAATCAAACCACCGCAAAAAAAGGTATTAGTTTAACGATTACTGATGACGCTAAAGCTCATTTGATAGATTTAGGGTACAATCACGCTATGGGAGCTCGTCCATTACGACGTATTATCGAACAGGAAATTCGTGACCGTATAACTGATTATTATCTTGACCATCCAGAAGTCAAAAAACTTCAGGCAATCCTAAAAGAAGGACAACTAGTGATTAGGCAAAACGATCAGTAA
- the rpiA gene encoding ribose-5-phosphate isomerase RpiA has translation MEALKKIAGVTAAQYVTDGMTIGLGTGSTAYYFVEEIGRRVKQEGLQVVGVTTSSVTSKQAEVLGIPLKSIDDIDSIDLTVDGADEVDKNFNGIKGGGAALLMEKIVATPTKEYIWVVDASKMVEHLGAFKLPVEVVQYGADRLFRVFEKAGYKPSFRMKGDSRLVTDMQNYIIDLDLGCIKDPVAFGHLLDGTVGVVEHGLFNGMVDKVIVASKDGVTVLEAPTAG, from the coding sequence ATGGAAGCACTCAAAAAAATTGCCGGTGTTACCGCTGCGCAATATGTGACTGATGGCATGACCATTGGGCTTGGAACTGGGTCAACGGCTTACTATTTTGTTGAGGAAATTGGCCGTCGCGTAAAGCAAGAAGGACTGCAAGTGGTTGGTGTGACTACGTCAAGTGTGACTAGCAAGCAAGCAGAAGTCTTGGGCATTCCTTTAAAATCGATAGATGATATTGATAGCATTGACCTCACCGTAGATGGTGCTGATGAAGTGGATAAGAATTTCAATGGAATCAAGGGTGGCGGCGCAGCCTTACTAATGGAAAAAATTGTTGCAACACCAACAAAAGAATACATCTGGGTTGTTGATGCTTCTAAAATGGTAGAGCATCTGGGTGCCTTTAAGTTACCAGTCGAAGTCGTTCAATATGGTGCTGATCGTTTGTTCCGTGTCTTTGAAAAAGCTGGTTACAAACCGTCTTTTCGTATGAAAGGTGATAGTCGTTTGGTGACAGACATGCAAAACTATATTATTGATCTTGATTTGGGTTGTATTAAAGATCCTGTTGCTTTTGGTCACCTGCTAGATGGAACAGTTGGTGTTGTGGAACACGGTCTCTTTAATGGTATGGTTGATAAGGTGATTGTTGCTAGTAAAGACGGCGTTACTGTTTTAGAAGCGCCTACAGCAGGCTAG
- a CDS encoding phosphopentomutase: MSKFNRIHLVVLDSVGIGAAPDADKFFNAGVADTDSDTLGHISEAAGLSVPNMAKIGLGNISRPIPLKTVPTEDNPTGYVTKLEEVSLGKDTMTGHWEIMGLNITEPFDTFWNGFPEEILTKIEEFSGRKIIREANKPYSGTAVIDDFGPRQMETGELIVYTSADPVLQIAAHEDIIPVEELYKICEYARSITLERPALLGRIIARPYVGDPGNFTRTANRHDYAVSPFQDTVLNKLADAGVPTYAVGKINDIFNGSGITNDMGHNKSNSHGIDTLIKTLQLPEFTKGFSFTNLVDFDANFGHRRDPEGYRDCLHEFDNRLPEIIANMKEDDLLLITADHGNDPTYAGTDHTREYIPLLAYSVSFTGNGLIPQGHFADISATVAENFGVDTAMIGESFLSHLK; the protein is encoded by the coding sequence ATGTCAAAATTTAATCGTATTCACTTGGTTGTTTTAGACTCTGTCGGTATTGGTGCAGCACCAGATGCTGACAAATTCTTTAATGCTGGTGTAGCTGATACAGATTCTGACACCCTCGGTCATATTTCAGAAGCAGCAGGCTTATCGGTTCCAAATATGGCAAAAATTGGACTTGGAAACATTTCTCGTCCAATACCACTAAAAACTGTTCCAACAGAAGACAATCCTACTGGTTACGTGACCAAATTGGAAGAAGTATCTCTTGGAAAAGATACCATGACAGGCCATTGGGAAATTATGGGCTTGAACATTACGGAACCTTTTGACACTTTCTGGAATGGTTTCCCAGAAGAGATTTTAACTAAGATTGAAGAATTCTCAGGCCGCAAAATCATTCGCGAGGCCAACAAACCTTATTCAGGAACTGCGGTTATTGATGATTTTGGTCCGCGTCAAATGGAAACAGGTGAGTTGATTGTTTACACCTCAGCAGACCCAGTGCTTCAAATTGCAGCCCATGAAGACATTATTCCTGTGGAAGAGCTTTACAAGATTTGTGAATATGCTCGCTCCATCACGCTTGAACGCCCTGCCCTTTTAGGCCGTATTATTGCGCGTCCTTATGTAGGCGACCCAGGAAACTTTACACGTACGGCTAACCGTCATGACTATGCAGTGTCTCCTTTCCAAGATACCGTTTTGAACAAACTGGCTGACGCAGGTGTCCCAACTTATGCCGTTGGTAAGATTAATGACATCTTTAATGGTTCAGGTATTACAAACGACATGGGACATAATAAGTCGAACAGCCATGGTATTGACACGCTTATTAAGACTCTTCAATTACCTGAGTTTACTAAGGGATTCTCCTTTACTAACCTCGTTGATTTTGATGCCAACTTTGGTCATCGTCGTGACCCAGAGGGTTATCGCGACTGCTTGCATGAATTTGACAATCGCCTACCTGAAATCATCGCAAATATGAAAGAAGACGATTTGCTTCTCATCACTGCTGACCATGGTAATGACCCAACCTATGCAGGCACCGACCACACTCGTGAATACATTCCATTGCTTGCCTACTCTGTATCCTTTACTGGAAATGGTCTTATTCCACAAGGGCATTTTGCGGATATTTCAGCAACTGTTGCAGAAAATTTTGGAGTTGATACAGCCATGATTGGGGAGTCATTCCTTAGTCACTTAAAATAA
- the arsC gene encoding arsenate reductase (glutaredoxin) (This arsenate reductase requires both glutathione and glutaredoxin to convert arsenate to arsenite, after which the efflux transporter formed by ArsA and ArsB can extrude the arsenite from the cell, providing resistance.) — MEEITIYHNPNCGTSRNVLAMIRHAGIEPTIIEYLQTPPNRETLIELLQSMGISARELLRTNVPEFEAYGLANQAVAEKDIINAMLADPILINRPIVVTRKGVKLCRPSETLLDILPVPLPSPYIKEDGESVNPIEVKGEKDVIDD, encoded by the coding sequence ATGGAAGAAATCACGATTTATCATAATCCAAACTGTGGCACTTCACGTAATGTTCTTGCCATGATTCGCCATGCAGGTATTGAGCCTACTATTATTGAGTATTTGCAGACGCCACCTAATCGGGAGACTTTAATTGAGCTCTTACAATCGATGGGAATCTCTGCAAGAGAACTCTTGCGAACCAATGTTCCTGAATTTGAGGCTTATGGATTAGCAAATCAAGCAGTAGCTGAGAAAGACATTATTAATGCCATGTTGGCGGATCCAATTTTGATCAATCGTCCTATTGTTGTGACTCGCAAAGGAGTAAAACTTTGCCGTCCTTCTGAGACCTTACTGGATATTCTTCCTGTTCCCCTGCCTAGTCCTTATATTAAAGAGGATGGCGAGAGTGTGAACCCTATTGAGGTAAAAGGAGAAAAAGATGTCATTGATGACTAA
- a CDS encoding purine-nucleoside phosphorylase: MSLMTKINETKDFLVTKGIETPEFGLILGSGLGELAEEVENAIVIDYADIPNWGKSTVVGHAGKLVYGDLAGRKVLALQGRFHFYEGNPLEVVTFPVRVMKALGCEGVLVTNAAGGIGYGPGTLMAITDHINMTGNNPLIGENLDEFGPRFPDMSDAYTKVYRNKAHEVAEKMNIKLEDGVYMGLTGPTYETPAEIRAFKVLGADAVGMSTVPEVIVAAHSGLKVLGISAITNFAAGFQSELNHEEVVEVTQHIKEDFKGLVKAILAEL; this comes from the coding sequence ATGTCATTGATGACTAAAATTAACGAAACAAAAGACTTTTTAGTTACTAAAGGAATTGAAACTCCAGAATTTGGATTAATTCTGGGTTCAGGCCTTGGTGAACTTGCTGAAGAAGTAGAAAATGCTATTGTTATTGATTATGCAGATATTCCAAACTGGGGCAAGTCAACGGTTGTTGGCCATGCTGGAAAGTTAGTTTACGGAGATTTAGCTGGCCGTAAAGTGCTCGCCTTACAAGGACGTTTCCATTTTTACGAAGGAAATCCGCTTGAAGTGGTGACTTTCCCTGTTCGTGTCATGAAAGCTCTGGGATGTGAAGGCGTTCTTGTCACAAATGCAGCTGGTGGTATCGGCTACGGCCCAGGTACCTTGATGGCAATCACAGACCATATCAATATGACCGGAAATAACCCACTAATCGGTGAAAACTTGGACGAGTTTGGTCCACGCTTTCCTGATATGTCTGATGCCTATACTAAGGTTTATCGCAATAAGGCACATGAAGTGGCTGAAAAAATGAACATCAAACTAGAAGATGGTGTTTATATGGGCTTGACTGGTCCAACTTATGAAACACCAGCAGAAATCCGTGCTTTCAAAGTATTAGGAGCAGATGCTGTTGGCATGTCAACTGTACCGGAAGTTATTGTGGCTGCTCATTCTGGACTTAAAGTGCTTGGTATTTCAGCTATTACAAACTTTGCAGCTGGTTTCCAATCAGAATTGAACCATGAAGAAGTTGTGGAAGTGACCCAACATATCAAAGAAGATTTCAAAGGTCTTGTTAAAGCTATTTTAGCGGAGTTGTAG